The Akkermansia sp. RCC_12PD genome contains the following window.
ACTCTGGCTGAATTCGGATTTCCGTCCGGCGTCTATCCCGTAGGCCGCCTGGACTCGGATTCGGAAGGGCTCCTGCTGCTCTCCGATGAAAAAAAGCTGGTGGACCGCCTGTTGAATCCGCGGAACAGGCATCCCAGAACGTACTGGAGCCAGGTGGAGGGGAGACCTTCCCCGCGGGACTTACTCCCGCTGGAACGCGGCGGCATCCTCATCCGGGACTACCGCACCCTGCCGTGCCGCGCGCGCCTCATTCCCAGAGAACCGGACGTCCCGCCGCGGGAACCGCCCGTCCGCTTCCGGGCCAATATTCCGACCGCATGGCTGGAGCTCACGCTGGTGGAGGGCAAAAACCGCCAGGTGCGGCGCATGACCGCGGCCACGGGTTTTCCTACGCTCAGGCTCCTGCGTGTCAGGATAGGGAATTTGCCGCTGGACGGCCTGGAGCCGGGCACATGGAAGGAGCTGTCGCCGAGTGAACGGCAGGCCGTCATGCCGTAATATGGGGTTGATTTTTCCCGAAAAAAACATTTATATGTTTTCCCGCATCAGGAGATCCTACATCTATTTTACATGAAAGCCGAACTTGTCGAACAAGCCTCCAAAATCATTCCCGAGCCCCAGCTGCTGATTAACGTGGTTTCCCGCCGCGTCGCCCAGCTCAACAGCGGCCGTGCTCCGCTGATTCCCACCACGCCCCATATGGGAAACGCGAACATCGCCCTGACGGAGATTATTGAAGGCAAGCTTGTCTATCACGTCCCCTCCGACACCCTGCAGGAGGCCGCCCAGTAACTCCCCTGCCCCCTCCCGTTCCCATCCGGAACCCATCCCCTTCATCAAGCCCCCGGTTCTTCTGGCCCGGGGCTTTTTCATCCCCGCCGAACATGAGCGCAGACATCTCCTCCAATAAAAAAGCCCGCCGGGACTACGAAATCCTGGATACCTGCGAATGCGGGCTGGAACTCAAAGGCACGGAAGTCAAATCCATCCGTGCCGGAAAGGTGAACATTGCCGATGCATTCGCCAGAGTGGAAAACGGCCAGATGCTCCTGTACGGTTGTGACATCCAGCCGTGGGAGACGGCCGGGGAATTTTTCCAGCACAAGGCGCGCCGCCCCCGCCGCCTGCTGCTCCACAAGCGGGAAATCTTTAAGCTGGAACAACAGGTCTCCCAGAAGGGCTGTTCCCTCGTAGCCCTCAAGCTGTACTGGAAAAACGGCAAGGTCAAGCTGGCCCTGGGGCTGGGCAAAGGCAAGACCCACCGCGACCAGCGCTACGACCTCAAGGCCCGCGTGGAAATGCGGGAAGCCCAGCGGGAAGTGGCCCGCATCAACAGGCGGTAAGGATTGGGGGTGCCTTTTTTCTTCAGCCTGCTTTTCAGGCGGGATGCATCACCGTTCTCAGCATTATTGCAGCACAACGTTCAGCGGTCCCCACAGCACGGAAAAATAAATAAGGGAAGTCATTCCATACACCAGAAGGCATACCGGAACCATTAGCCACAAACCTTTCCGGAACAGAAGGATGCACGCCAGCAGCCCAAAAAGGCAGTGGAAAAGCAGCAGCACGGAGAAGAGAACAATCACCATGCCATTGAACGCAGCCGGTTCAAAGATATGGAAACCTACCCCCTCAAGAATACCCACGCCGGGAAGCCCCAGAGGGATCAGCCACATATAGCGGTCCAGCCATTTCCACATCCTGTTCATGCCACGCAGACGGGACGGGTTACAGCTTCCAGTCTACGGGCAATTCCACGGTGCCCCCTTTCTTGTCGTCATAGCGGATGAAACCGTGTTCCGCTCCATACCAGTGAACATCGCGGGTAACCTTCACGTCAAAACAGCAGTAGCGCGCTATGTCCATCAGCAGTTCCACATTCCCGGTCTTCACGTAATCCGCCCACCACTTGAGGGCCTGGGTGCCCACCGCCGTCTTGGAGGAGCCTATGGAAGCCGCGGCCACGGAATCCAGCTTGACGCGGACTCCGCCGCGCTGCTCGATATCCCGGCACAGGTCCAGATTGTTCGTGATGTCCGCCATGTTCCACATCGTATAACGCTGGAGCACGCCGTAGTCGAAGTGTTCGTGGTTGTAGCCCACCACCAGGTCCGCCTGGCGGAGCTGCGTGATGAGGTCGTCCACCATTTCCTCGGAATAAATCGTGTATTTGCCGGAAGCGGTGGAATAAGTCACGCCCACGGACATGCGCATCTCGGCCGTGTTGTGCCAGCCTCCCACCTCTGCAGCGGAGTGGCGGGTTTCCAAGTCAAAATACACGATGTCTCTCATCGGAGGGAAAGGTACATTATTTGTTTCTCTGGAACAAGTCTCTCTTGAAAGGAAAGGCCGTTTGTGATGAGATCAGCCGCATGCCGCCGCGCTTCAACATCGTCATGTTTCATCCGGAAATCC
Protein-coding sequences here:
- a CDS encoding ribonuclease H-like domain-containing protein, producing the protein MRDIVYFDLETRHSAAEVGGWHNTAEMRMSVGVTYSTASGKYTIYSEEMVDDLITQLRQADLVVGYNHEHFDYGVLQRYTMWNMADITNNLDLCRDIEQRGGVRVKLDSVAAASIGSSKTAVGTQALKWWADYVKTGNVELLMDIARYCCFDVKVTRDVHWYGAEHGFIRYDDKKGGTVELPVDWKL
- the smpB gene encoding SsrA-binding protein SmpB, with amino-acid sequence MSADISSNKKARRDYEILDTCECGLELKGTEVKSIRAGKVNIADAFARVENGQMLLYGCDIQPWETAGEFFQHKARRPRRLLLHKREIFKLEQQVSQKGCSLVALKLYWKNGKVKLALGLGKGKTHRDQRYDLKARVEMREAQREVARINRR
- a CDS encoding pseudouridine synthase, with product MILAFNKPYGVLSQFTREAPHHRTLAEFGFPSGVYPVGRLDSDSEGLLLLSDEKKLVDRLLNPRNRHPRTYWSQVEGRPSPRDLLPLERGGILIRDYRTLPCRARLIPREPDVPPREPPVRFRANIPTAWLELTLVEGKNRQVRRMTAATGFPTLRLLRVRIGNLPLDGLEPGTWKELSPSERQAVMP
- a CDS encoding DNA-directed RNA polymerase subunit omega, encoding MKAELVEQASKIIPEPQLLINVVSRRVAQLNSGRAPLIPTTPHMGNANIALTEIIEGKLVYHVPSDTLQEAAQ